In Triplophysa rosa linkage group LG18, Trosa_1v2, whole genome shotgun sequence, a genomic segment contains:
- the LOC130569433 gene encoding transcobalamin-1-like, whose product MACSNDITMTVMNTLIQKPHESKYCTSVVEGATLFAALNKIQDSDKKFSFTYTVDKNLGLFLESVNGLYGSKEDHTFWELLSDEEPLNTGIGCYQLKEKDQIILKLKKW is encoded by the exons ATGGCATGCTCAAATG ACATTACAATGACTGTCATGAATACTTTGATTCAGAAGCCTCATGAATCCAAGTATTGCACCTCTGTGGTTGAGGGAGCGACACTGTTTGCGgccttaaataaaatacaagatTCCGATAAAAAATTCAG TTTCACATACACCGTAGACAAAAATTTAGGATTGTTTCTGGAGAGTGTGAATGGCTTGTACGGGTCTAAAGAGGACCACACATTCTGGGAGCTTCTAAGTGATGAAGAGCCACTGAATACTG GAATTGGCTGCTACCAACTAAAAGAAAAAGATCAAATTATCCTGAAGCTCAAAAAGTGGTAG